CAGCGCCAACAACGCGCTCCCACGAATCACCGGAACCTCATCCCCAGGAAATTCGTACTGGTTCAGGAGGTCCCGCACCTCCATCTCCACCAGGTCCAAAAGCTCCGGGTCGTCCACCATGTCCACCTTGTTCATGAACACCACGATGTACGGCACCCCCACCTGGCGGGCCAAAAGAATGTGCTCCCGCGTCTGCGGCATCGGCCCATCCGCCGCCGATACCACCAAAATCGCCCCGTCCATCTGCGCCGCACCCGTGATCATGTTCTTGATGTAGTCCGCGTGCCCAGGACAATCCACGTGGGAATAGTGCCGCTTCGCCGTCTCGTATTCCACATGCGCCGTGTTGATGGTAATCCCCCGCGCACGCTCCTCCGGCGCCTTGTCAATCTCCCCGTAGTCCTTCACCTCCACATTCGGGTTCTCCGCCGCCGCTACATACGTCAACGCCGCAGTCAGCGTCGTCTTCCCGTGGTCCACGTGCCCAATCGTCCCCACGTTCACGTGAGGCTTCGTACGGATAAACTCGCCCTTGGCCATGGTTCCTCCTTCCTTCTTGCACGCAAAAGCCGCCCTGGGGGCCTTAAGCCCAGGGCAGACAAAAAGATGGAGCTCGCGGCCGGGCTCGAACCGGCGACCTCACCCTTACCAAGGGTGTGCTCTACCTGCTGAGCTACGCGAGCCCGTGGAGCGGGAGACGGGACTCGAACCCGCGACCCTCGGCTTGGGAAGCCGATGCTCTACCAACTGAGCTACTCCCGCATGGGGGTGTGCTGGGCACACCTTTGGTGGGCAGGGCTGGATTCGAACCAGCGAAGGCGTGCGCCAACGGTTTTACAGACCGTCCCCTTTGGCCGCTCGGGCACCTGCCCACGCCCGCTTGGAGCCACCCAGGGGAGTTGAACCCCCAACCCCCCGATTACAAGTCGGGTGCTCTGCCTGTTGAGCTAGGGTGGCAGGACGGGGGATAGGACCCTGTCCGAGGGAATAGGCTAGCACAACGGCAGGTGAGTGTCAAGATAAAGGCATGCGCATCGTACCTTTTGGCGCAGCTCGGGAGGTTACGGGAAGCTGCCACCTCCTCTTGGCCGAGGGCAGACGGCTCCTCCTGGACTGCGGCATGTTCCAGGGGCGTGAGGAGGAGAAGAACCACGCCCCCTTTGGCTTTGACCCCCAGGCGGTGGAGGCCGTGGTCCTCACCCACGCCCACCTGGACCACGTGGGCCGGCTGCCCAAGCTTTTCCGGGAGGGGTATAGGGGGCCGGTCTACGCCACCCAGGCCACCTTCTTGTTGATGGAAATCGTCCTCCAGGACGCCCTCAAGGTCATGGAAGCCCCCTTCTTCCACGAGGGGGATGTGGAGGAGGCTCTCCGCCACGTGCGCCTCCTCGAGTATGGGGAATGGCTTCGGCTGGGGGACCTCACCCTCACCTTGGGCCAGGCGGGGCACCTTCCGGGAAGCGCCTTTGTGGTGGTCCAAGGAGAGGGGAAGACCCTGGTCTATAGCGGGGATCTGGGCAACAGGCAAAAGACCGTCCTCCCCGACCCCTCCCTGCCTCCCAAGGCAGACCTGGTGCTCTGTGAGGGCACCTACGGGGACCGGCCCCACCGCTCCTTCGCCGCCACGGTGGGGGAGTTTTTGGAAATCTTAGAACGAACCCTGGGCCAAGGCGGCAAGGTCTTCATCCCCTCCTTCGCCGTGGAGCGTGCCCAGGAAATCCTCTTTCTCCTCTACGAAAACGGACACCTTTTGCCCGAGGCGCCCATCTACCTGGACTCCCCCATGGCCGAGCGGGTCCTCAACCTTTATCCCCGGCTGGTGCGCTACTTCAGCGAGGAGGTCCAGGCCTACTTCCTATCGGGGCGGAACCCCTTCCGCCCCCGGGAGCTTCGGGTGGTGGAAAGTGTGGAGGAATCCAAGGCCTTAGACCGCGAGCCCGGCCCCATGGTGATCGTCGCGGGAAGCGGAATGCTCACCGGGGGGCGGATCCTCCACCACCTGAAGCACGGCCTTTCCGATCCTAAGAACGCCTTGGTCTTCGTGGGCTACCAGCCTCGAGGAGGCCTGGGAGCCGAGATCATCCAAAGACCCCAGCGCATCCGTATCCTGGGGCAGGAAGTGCCCCTTAGGGCCAGCGTGCACACCCTGGGCGGCTTCTCGGGGCATGCGGGGCAGGATGAACTTTTGGACTGGCTGGAAGGGCAGCCCCAGGTGGCCCTGGTGCACGGGGAGGAGGAAAAGCTAGGGGAGCTGGAGCGGCTTCTTACCCAGCGGGGCCAGGCGGCCCACTTGGCCACCTTCGGGGAGGCCCTGGAGGTCTAGGGCTTCGGCCCATAGCCCAGCCTCTCCAGGACCATGCGGGTGGCGGGGCTTTTGTTGAGGGTGTAGAAGTGGACTCCCTCCACCCCGGCCTCCAAAAGCTCCGCCACCTGGCGGGTGGCGTGCTCCACCCCGATCTCCAGGATGGCCTTGGGATCCTCCTGGTACCTTTCCAACTTGGAAAGAAGGGGCCCGGGGATGCTGGCCCCGCAGACCTCGGTGAAGCGGCGGAGCTGGGTGTAGCTGGTGACGGGCATGATGCCGGGGAGGATGGGGATCTCCACGCCCATCCTCCTAGCCCTCTCCAGGAAACCGAAGTAGTGGGCGTTGTTGAAGAAAAGCTGGGTGATGGCAAAGTCCAACCCCGCCTCCACCTTGGCCCTAAAGTGGCGCAGGTCGGCCTCGAGGCTCCCGCTTTCCGGATGTCCCTCGGGGTAGGCGGCCCCGCCCACGGAGAGCTCCTCCCCGTAGCGGGCGCGAATATGGGCCACCAGCTCGGAAGCGTAGCGGAACCCCTCGGGATGGGGTCTAAAGGCCCGTTCCCCTTGGGGAGGATCCCCCCGAAGGGCCAGGATGTTCTCCACCCCCGCCTCCACGAAGCGGTCCAGGACCTCCGCCACCTCCTGCCGGCTTTGCCCGGCCACGGTGAGGTGGGCAAGGGGGTTTAGATTCAGCTTTAGGATCCGCTTCGCCCAAAGGACGCTCCTTTCCCGGGTGCTCCCCATGGCCCCGTAGGTGATGGAGACAAAGGCGGGCCGGAAGGCCTTAAGCTCCTCCATGGTGCGAAAAAGGGCTTCCTCCCCCTCCGGGGTCTTGGGGGGGAAGAACTCAAAGGAGAAAAGGGGCCCCTTGCGCGCCTTTAGGAGGTCCCGTATTTTCATGCGCTAGAGTGTAGCCCCTCCCCTCCCCCCGGTCAAGGTGGCAAAATAAGGGTATGGTAGAGGTTCCGGAAATCCCCAGGGTGGAAGGCCTGGAGCTTCCCGCCAGGGAAACCGCCTTGATGGTGGTGGACATGCAAAACGACTTCGCCCACCCGCAAGGAGCCCTTTTCGTGCCCGATGCCCCCAAAAGCGTTCCGGCCATCCGGCTTCTCCTGGAAAGGGCGCGGCAGGCGGGAGCCAAGGTGGTCTACACCCAAGACTGGCACCGGGAGGACGACCCCGAGTTCCAGATCTGGCCCCGGCATGCGGTGGCCGGCACCTGGGGAGCGGAGATCCTGGAGGAACTCCGCCCCGAGCCGGGGGACCTGATCATCCAAAAGGTGCGCTACGACGCCTTCTACGGCACCCCCTTGGACCACTACCTGCACCTTTGGGGGGTAAAGCACGTGGTGGTGACGGGCACGGTGGCCAACATCTGCGTGCTCCACACCGCTGGCTCCGCCGCCTTGCGCTGGTACCGGGTGGTCCTCCCGGAGGACGCCACCAGCGCCCTTACCCCCTTCGACCTCCAGGCGGCCTTGCGCCAGGTCACCTTCCTCTACCAGGGCAAGGTAACCCGGGCCGAAGGGGTGCGCTTTGTCTGAGCATCCGGTCCCGATGATCCGCCTGGGGCGACCCCGTATCCGGCCGGGGGAGGATCTGGGTCTATGCCGGGAAGCCAAGGCGCTCCCCTCCCCAGGCAATCCCCTCCCGCCCTACTGGAGCCACCCGGCTTGGTACCCATGGACAACCCCGGACTGACCCCCCTGGCCCAGGCGGAAGCCCAAGGGGAGGTCCACCTCCTGAGGCAGGCCCAGGACCTGGGTTTCCCCGTGGGGAGAACCTGGGTGGTGGGGCTTTGGGAGGAGTTCGCCCGCCTCAACAACCTTGCCGAGCGCATCGGGTGGCTTTTTCAGGGGGTCTTTGGCGCGCGCATAGACGAGGAACGGTTGCTGCTCGCGGCGGAGGAGGCAAAGCGGGCGGTGCGGGAAAGCTACCTCCTCCCCGAGCGGGCTGAGGCCTTCCTGGAAGCCCTCGAGGGGAAAGGGCCCTTCCTCCTCCGCCAGGCAGGGGAGGGAGCCTACCTCCTGGCCCGGACCCCAAGGGAGGCCCTTTTCGCCTTAAAGCGGCTTTGGGCTGAAGCCTTCGGGGTGGAGGCCATCCTGGAACGCTACCCCGCCCTTTTCCCCCCAGCCCTCCCCGTCCTGGTGCAGGAGGTGGCCACCCTCCCTCCCCTTGAGGGGGGATTGCTGGAGGACCCCTTCCTCTCCCTGGACCTCTCCCAGGCCCTGGGGCAAAGGGTGGTGGCCTACACCTGGGAGGAAGCCCTCCTTCGGATAGAATCGGTACATGGTGGATAGCCACGTGCACACCCCTCTCTGCGGCCATGCCCAGGGAGCTCCAGGGGAGTACCTGTTTTACGCCCGGAAAGCGGGGCTAGAGGGCCTGGTCTTCACCGACCACAGCCCCATGCCCTCCTGGTACGATCCCATGAGCCGCATGCGCCTCGAGGCCCTTCCCTTTTACCTCCTGGCCCTGGAAAGGGTCCGGGAGGATCACCCCGACCTTTACGTGGGGATCGGCCTCGAGGCCGACTTCCACGAGGGCACGGAGGAGTTCGTGCGGACCCTGCTTAAAGGCTACCCCTTCGACTACGTGATCGGCAGCGTCCACTACCTGGGGGCCTGGCCCCTGGACCACCCCGACCACCAGGAGGAGTACACCTGGCGGGACCTGAAGGAAATCTTCCAGGCCTACTTCCAGGAGGTGGAAAAGGCTGCAAAAAGCGGCCTCTTTCACGCCATCGGCCACCTGGACCTCCCCAAGAAGTTCGGCCACCACCTTCCGGAGGAGGCCCTGGCGGAGCTGGCCGAGCCCGCCCTTAGGGCCATAGCGGAGGAGGGGCTTTTCCTGGATGTGAACACCGCCGGCCTAAGGAACCCGGCCCAGGAGATCTACCCAGCCCCCGCCCTCCTACGGCGGGCCCGGGAGCTCGGCATCGGGGTGGTCCTGGGCTCCGATGCCCACCGGCCAGAGCAGGTGGGGTACGCCTTCCCTGAAGCGGTGGCACTTTTGCTGGACCTGGGGTATTGGGAAGCCCACTACTTCCAAGGGGGAAAGCCCTTAGCCTACCCCTTGTCCAGGGCCTCATAAACCCGCTCTCTCAGAGTACCCAGGTCCAGGTCTTCCCGCCGTCCCGAGGCTTCCTCGTACGCCCTCACCGCCGCCACCAACCGGGAAAAGGCCTCGGCGCAAGGGTCGGGAGCAGGGGCCTCATACTCCATAAAGGTGACCCGCTCGTAGTCCTCGGCGTACTCCTCTTCCTCCGCCTTCACGCACTCCCAATAGCGGCGCAAAGCCTCCTCCACGTGGAGACGGGACTACTCCAAAGACGTCATCCCTCCCCCCCTCCTTTCCGGCTTCCAAACCTCAGGCTTGCCGCAGGGATAGGGCCTTCCTGAAAGCGCTCCTCCCGCCAGGGGTCGCCCCGGAAGTGGTAGCCCAGCTTTTCCCAAAAACCCAGCTCCAAGCGGTCCAAAAGCTCAATGCCCCGCACCCACTTGGCGCTTTTCCAGGCGTAGAGGTGGGGCACCACAAGGCGCACCGGCCCACCCCGCTCCAAAGGCAGGGGCCTGCCGAAAAGGGTATGGGCGAGGAGGACATCCTCCCGCAGGAGGTCCTCCAGGAAGAGGTTGGTGGTGTAGCCCCCGTAGCTGTGGACCAAGGCGGCCACCGCCTGGGGCTTGGGCTTAGCCCTCAGCAAAAGATCCCTCACCCGCACCCCCTGCCAGGCCACATCCAGGCGGCTCCAGCGGGTGACGCAGTGGAAGTCCCGGGTTACCTCCACCTGGGGCAGGCGGAGGAGCTCCGGGTAGGTGAGGCTAAAGGCCTCCTCCACCAAGCCGAAGAGGGAAAAACGCCACTCCTCGGGGGAGACCCTGGGCTCCTCCCCATAGGTGAGGATGGGGAACCGCTCCGTGACCACCTGGCCCGGGGGGACTCTGTCCATACACCCAAGCTACAGGAACCCACGCGGGGGAAAAGCAACCAGGGCTACCGGCTTCGGTAGCGGATCACCTCCACCTTCTCCAAGGTGACCAGGCCTTCCTTAACCATCCCCTCCAGGACGGGCAGAAAGGCCCGGATCCTCTCCTCCGTGTCCACGATCTCGATCATGACGGGCAGGTCCTCGGAAAGCTGGAGCACCTTGGCGGTGTGGATGCGGGAGTGGGCGCCGAAACCCATGAAGCCCTTAAACACCGTGGCCCCAGCCAGGCCCTGGCGCTTGGCCTCGAGGACGATGGCCTCATAGAGGGGCCTCCCCCCATGCCGGTCCGACTCCCCCACGAAGATGCGCAGGAGCTTAGCCTCCCCTTCCAGCTTCATACCCCTAGGCTACCAGGGCCCCGCCCAGGCGGTAGCCCAGAAGCACCAGGAAAAGGCCCAGGAAGACACTGAAAAACACGTACAACAAGGCCCTCCAGGCCTCGCCGTCCTGGATGAGGGCCAGGGTCTCGTAGGTAAAGGTGGAGAAGGTGGTAAACCCCCCCAAGACCCCCACCGCCAGGAAAAGCCGCCCTTCCCCGGAGAGGGCCCCCTCCAGGGACAGGCGGATCACCACGCCGATGAGGAAACTGCCCAGGGCGTTGATCAAGAGGGTGCTATAGGGGAAGCTGGGCCCGGTAAGGGCTTGTACCCAGGCCCCAAGCCCATAGCGTAGGAGGGAGCCCAAGGCTCCCCCCAAGGCCACCAGGAGATACCGCTCCACCCCCCAAGTATATTGGGACCATGAAGCCCAAGACCCTCTCCCCCATCCTCACCGCCAAGGGGGTGCGCCTGGCCATCGCCGTGGGCCGGTTCAACGAGCGGGTGACCAAGTTGCTCTTGGAAGGGGCCCTCGAGGCCTACGCCCGCCTGGGCGGGGACCCCGCTGAGGTCCTGGTGGCCTGGGTGCCGGGTTCCTTTGAGCTCCCCCTGGTGGCCAAGCGCCTGGCCCTCCGCCCCGACGTGGATGCGGTGGTGGCCCTAGGGGCCGTGGTGCGGGGGGAAACCCCCCACTTTGAGTACGTGGCCGCCCAGGCCGCTTCTGGCCTCATGCAAGCCATGCTTCAGACGGAAAAGCCCATCGTCTTCGGCGTCCTCACCACCAACACCCCGGAGGAGGCCCAAGAAAGAGCCGGGGGCAAAGCGGGGAACAAGGGAGCCGAGGCGGTGTTCACCGCCATCGAGATGGTGCGCCTTCTGGAGGCTATTTCCCGGTGAAAAGGGCCCGGGCGTAGCGCAGGTGCAGGTAGAGGAAGCAGCCCAGGCAGAAGCCGAAGGCCAGGTTGATGAAGGCTAGGAAGGCCACCAAAAGGGCCAAGGCGTACCCCACCCCCTTGAGCCCGAGAAGGAGGAAGAGGGAGGAAAGCGCCAAAAACACCGCCCCTAAGGTACGGGCAAAGCGGTGGGGCCTGGGGTCCTCCTCCACCAGCCTGGCTGGGATGCCCAGGACCCGCTTCAGGGCCACCATCAGATCCCAGGGGGTGTGCTGGCTTACCATGAGGAGGAAGAGGAGATAGACCAAAAGGGACAGGTCCAAAAGCGCCGCCAGGGGCAGAAGAAGGGTGAGGAGAACCTGGTTGAAGCGGAGCTGGTTCCGGTCCGTCTTCATGGGGCCATAGTATACGCCTAAGCCTGTGATGAATAGGGGTAAGGGCACGCTTTGCGGAACCCCAGGGCACAATGGAAGCATGGTTTCCCTCCTCACCACTCCCCTACCCGTACCCCATGGCTTCACCACCCGCCTGGGCGGGGTTTCGCAAGGCCCCTTCCAAAGCCTGAATCTCTCCGCGGCCACCGGGGATGACCCCGAACGGGTGGCCGAGAACCAAAGGCGGGTCCTCTCCCTCTTTGGCTACCCTCCGGTGGCGGGGCTCAAGCAGGTGCACGGCACGGAGATCCACCTGGTGGAAGGCCCTGGGGTTTGGGAAGGGGATGGCCTCCTCACCCAGACCCCTGGACTCCTCCTCCGGGTAGGGGTGGCGGACTGCTACCCCCTTCTGCTTTACCACCCCGAAGGGGCAGTGGCGGCCCTGCATGCCGGCTGGCGGGGGGTGGTGGGGGGCATCCTGCCTCGAGGCTTAGAGCTCCTAGAAAGGCTGGGGCTGGATCCGGAGCAGGCCCACCTGGCCATCGGCCCCGGCATCGGGGGCCGGTGCTACCAGGTGGGGGAGGAGGTGGCGGAGAGGTTTGCCCAAGCGGGTCTAGACACCTTCACCCCAGACCCCGACGCCCCCGGCAGGTACCTTTTGGACCTGGAAAGGGCCCTCCTCCTCCAGGCGGAAAGGGCGGGGCTCCTTCCGCAAAGGATCTACCGGGTAGGCCTCTGCACCCACTGCGAGCCCACCCTCTTCTCCCACCGCCGCGACCAGGGGAAGACGGGGCGGATGTGGGGGCTCGTCATGCTCCCCCGTTAAGAGCTTGTTCACCCTACCGTGCCACAATAAGGCTATGCTCTTTCCCCGGGCGGTCCTGCCCTCCCTCCTCCACCTAACCCCCAAGTGGCTCGAGGAACGGGGCCTTCGGGGGGTGATCCTGGACCTGGACAACACCCTCCTGCCCTACGGGGAAGAGGAGCCCTTGCCCGAGCACCGGGCCTGGCTGGAGGCCTTAAAGGCCGAGGTCCCCATTTACCTTCTCTCCAACGCCCTCCCTGACCGCTTCGCCCGGATCCAAGGAAGGCTCGGCCTTCCCGGCCACGCCCCAGCCCTCAAGCCCTGGCTCGGGTTTAAAAGGGCCCTGAGGGCCCTGGGCCTTCCTCCCAAGGAGGTGGCGGTGGTGGGGGATCAGATCTTCACCGATGTCCTTGGGGGCAACCTGGTGGGAGCCTACACGGTTTTGGTACCCCCCTTGCGGGAAAGGGAATTCTTTTACACCCGATTCATACGGATGCTGGAGACTCCGTTTAGGAAGCCACGGGGAGGATTGGGATGAGCGTGCTCACCATCGGAGACAAGCGGCTGGGTGCCATCCTATTGGATGTGGGTCTACTTACCGACGAGGAGCTGCAGATGGCCCTGGAGAGGCACCGGGAGGTGGGGGGTTCCTTGGCCGAGGTCATCGTGGACTCGGGCCTGCTTTCGGAAAGGCGGATCGCCCAGGCCATCGAGGACCACTTCGGCATCCCCCTGGTGGAACTGCACACCCTGGAGATCCCTCCCAAGGTGAAGGCCCTCCTGCCGGCGGAGAAGGCCAAGGAGCTCCAGGCCATCCCCTTTGCCCTGGACGAGGAAGCAGGGGTGGTGCGGGTAGCCTTCGTGAACCCCCTGGACACCTTGGCCCTCGAGGAGGTGGAGGACCTCACCGGGATGGTGGTGGAACCCTACCAGGCCACCAAGAGCGCCTTCCTCTACGCCCTGGCCAAGAACTACCCCGAGCTTGGCCTACCCCTACCCCCTCCCCCCAGCAGCCCCCGCCGGGAGGAGCTGAAGGTGGGCGAGCTTCTTTTGGAGAAGGGCCTTTTGGACCGGAACACCCTGGAGGAAGCCCTGGTGGAGCAGGAAAAGACCGGGGATCTTCTAGGCCGCATCCTGGTGCGGAAGGGGCTACCCGAGGAGGATCTCTACCAGGTTTTGGCGGAGCAAAGGGGAATGGGGTTTCTCCCCTCCACCCAAGGCCTCTCCCCCGACCCCGCCGCCACCAGCCTTCTCCTGCGCTCGGATGCCCTGCGGTATAGCGCCGTGCCCCTGGGGTTCAAAAACGGGGAGGTGGAGGTGGTCCTGGCCGATCCCCGGCACAAGGAGGCGGTGGCGGAACTCCTGGGGCAGCCCGCCCGCTTCCTCCTCACCCTTCCCAAGGAGTGGGAGGCCCTTTTCCACCAGGCCTATCCGGAAAAAAGCCGCCTGGGGGAGGTCCTGGTGCAGGAGGGGCGCTTAAGCCGCGAGGATCTAAGGGAGGCCCTCGAGGTGCAAAGGCGCCTGCCCAAGGCCAAGCCCCTGGGGGAGATCCTGGTGGAGCTGGGCCTGGCCCGGCCCGAGGACGTGGAGGAAGCCCTAAGGAAGCAACGCCAGGGTGGGGGCCGCCTCGAGGACACCCTGGTGGCCTCCGGCAAGCTCAAACCTGAGGCCCTGGCCCAAGCGGTGGCGGCCCAGCTGGGCTATACCTACATCAACCCCGAGGAGAATCCCCCGGATCCCGGGGCCGCCCTCCTTCTCCCCGAGGACCTGGCCCGGCGGTACGGGGTCTTCCCCCACCACCTGGAGGGCAAGACCCTGGTCCTCCTCATGAAGGACCCCCGGAACATCCTGGCCCTGGACGACGTGCGCCTGGCCCTGAAGCGGAAGGGGTTGGCCTACGAGGTAGTCCCCGCCGTGGCCACGGAGGCCGCCATCACCAAACTCATCGAACGCTT
This region of Thermus neutrinimicus genomic DNA includes:
- the ribH gene encoding 6,7-dimethyl-8-ribityllumazine synthase, whose amino-acid sequence is MKPKTLSPILTAKGVRLAIAVGRFNERVTKLLLEGALEAYARLGGDPAEVLVAWVPGSFELPLVAKRLALRPDVDAVVALGAVVRGETPHFEYVAAQAASGLMQAMLQTEKPIVFGVLTTNTPEEAQERAGGKAGNKGAEAVFTAIEMVRLLEAISR
- a CDS encoding nicotinamidase, which encodes MVEVPEIPRVEGLELPARETALMVVDMQNDFAHPQGALFVPDAPKSVPAIRLLLERARQAGAKVVYTQDWHREDDPEFQIWPRHAVAGTWGAEILEELRPEPGDLIIQKVRYDAFYGTPLDHYLHLWGVKHVVVTGTVANICVLHTAGSAALRWYRVVLPEDATSALTPFDLQAALRQVTFLYQGKVTRAEGVRFV
- the pgeF gene encoding peptidoglycan editing factor PgeF produces the protein MVSLLTTPLPVPHGFTTRLGGVSQGPFQSLNLSAATGDDPERVAENQRRVLSLFGYPPVAGLKQVHGTEIHLVEGPGVWEGDGLLTQTPGLLLRVGVADCYPLLLYHPEGAVAALHAGWRGVVGGILPRGLELLERLGLDPEQAHLAIGPGIGGRCYQVGEEVAERFAQAGLDTFTPDPDAPGRYLLDLERALLLQAERAGLLPQRIYRVGLCTHCEPTLFSHRRDQGKTGRMWGLVMLPR
- a CDS encoding histidinol-phosphatase HisJ family protein yields the protein MVDSHVHTPLCGHAQGAPGEYLFYARKAGLEGLVFTDHSPMPSWYDPMSRMRLEALPFYLLALERVREDHPDLYVGIGLEADFHEGTEEFVRTLLKGYPFDYVIGSVHYLGAWPLDHPDHQEEYTWRDLKEIFQAYFQEVEKAAKSGLFHAIGHLDLPKKFGHHLPEEALAELAEPALRAIAEEGLFLDVNTAGLRNPAQEIYPAPALLRRARELGIGVVLGSDAHRPEQVGYAFPEAVALLLDLGYWEAHYFQGGKPLAYPLSRAS
- the pilB gene encoding type IV pilus assembly ATPase PilB, producing MSVLTIGDKRLGAILLDVGLLTDEELQMALERHREVGGSLAEVIVDSGLLSERRIAQAIEDHFGIPLVELHTLEIPPKVKALLPAEKAKELQAIPFALDEEAGVVRVAFVNPLDTLALEEVEDLTGMVVEPYQATKSAFLYALAKNYPELGLPLPPPPSSPRREELKVGELLLEKGLLDRNTLEEALVEQEKTGDLLGRILVRKGLPEEDLYQVLAEQRGMGFLPSTQGLSPDPAATSLLLRSDALRYSAVPLGFKNGEVEVVLADPRHKEAVAELLGQPARFLLTLPKEWEALFHQAYPEKSRLGEVLVQEGRLSREDLREALEVQRRLPKAKPLGEILVELGLARPEDVEEALRKQRQGGGRLEDTLVASGKLKPEALAQAVAAQLGYTYINPEENPPDPGAALLLPEDLARRYGVFPHHLEGKTLVLLMKDPRNILALDDVRLALKRKGLAYEVVPAVATEAAITKLIERFYGKEELGEIAKELSKGYQEEEAVTPELDESAAQKFVKQVIREAYLQDASDIHIEPRQSDVLVRLRIDGALRQYTTLPKGALNSIISVVKILGGLNIAERRLPQDGRVRYREGSIDVDLRLSTLPTVYGEKAVMRLLKKAADIPEIEGLGFAPGVFERFQEVISKPYGIFLITGPTGSGKSFTTFSILKRIATPDKNTQTIEDPVEYEIPGINQTQVNPQAGLTFARALRAFLRQDPDIIMVGEIRDSETAKIATEAALTGHLVIATLHTNDAAQAITRLDEMGVELFNISAALIGVLSQRLVRRICDHCKVEVKPDPEVLKRLGLSQGEIQGAKLYKGLGCERCGGTGYKGRYAIHELLVVDDEIRHAIVAGKSATEIKEIARKKGMKTLREDGIYKALQGITTLEEVLARTIE
- the metF gene encoding methylenetetrahydrofolate reductase [NAD(P)H], which gives rise to MKIRDLLKARKGPLFSFEFFPPKTPEGEEALFRTMEELKAFRPAFVSITYGAMGSTRERSVLWAKRILKLNLNPLAHLTVAGQSRQEVAEVLDRFVEAGVENILALRGDPPQGERAFRPHPEGFRYASELVAHIRARYGEELSVGGAAYPEGHPESGSLEADLRHFRAKVEAGLDFAITQLFFNNAHYFGFLERARRMGVEIPILPGIMPVTSYTQLRRFTEVCGASIPGPLLSKLERYQEDPKAILEIGVEHATRQVAELLEAGVEGVHFYTLNKSPATRMVLERLGYGPKP
- a CDS encoding MBL fold metallo-hydrolase, with translation MRIVPFGAAREVTGSCHLLLAEGRRLLLDCGMFQGREEEKNHAPFGFDPQAVEAVVLTHAHLDHVGRLPKLFREGYRGPVYATQATFLLMEIVLQDALKVMEAPFFHEGDVEEALRHVRLLEYGEWLRLGDLTLTLGQAGHLPGSAFVVVQGEGKTLVYSGDLGNRQKTVLPDPSLPPKADLVLCEGTYGDRPHRSFAATVGEFLEILERTLGQGGKVFIPSFAVERAQEILFLLYENGHLLPEAPIYLDSPMAERVLNLYPRLVRYFSEEVQAYFLSGRNPFRPRELRVVESVEESKALDREPGPMVIVAGSGMLTGGRILHHLKHGLSDPKNALVFVGYQPRGGLGAEIIQRPQRIRILGQEVPLRASVHTLGGFSGHAGQDELLDWLEGQPQVALVHGEEEKLGELERLLTQRGQAAHLATFGEALEV
- a CDS encoding DUF4395 family protein is translated as MKTDRNQLRFNQVLLTLLLPLAALLDLSLLVYLLFLLMVSQHTPWDLMVALKRVLGIPARLVEEDPRPHRFARTLGAVFLALSSLFLLLGLKGVGYALALLVAFLAFINLAFGFCLGCFLYLHLRYARALFTGK
- the crcB gene encoding fluoride efflux transporter CrcB translates to MERYLLVALGGALGSLLRYGLGAWVQALTGPSFPYSTLLINALGSFLIGVVIRLSLEGALSGEGRLFLAVGVLGGFTTFSTFTYETLALIQDGEAWRALLYVFFSVFLGLFLVLLGYRLGGALVA
- the tuf gene encoding elongation factor Tu, with amino-acid sequence MAKGEFIRTKPHVNVGTIGHVDHGKTTLTAALTYVAAAENPNVEVKDYGEIDKAPEERARGITINTAHVEYETAKRHYSHVDCPGHADYIKNMITGAAQMDGAILVVSAADGPMPQTREHILLARQVGVPYIVVFMNKVDMVDDPELLDLVEMEVRDLLNQYEFPGDEVPVIRGSALLALEEMHRNPQTRRGENEWVDRIWELLDAIDEYIPTPVRDVDKPFLMPVEDVFTITGRGTVATGRIERGKVKVGDEVEIVGLAPETRRTVVTGVEMHRKTLQEGIAGDNVGLLLRGVSREEVERGQVLAKPGSITPHTKFEASV
- a CDS encoding sulfite oxidase-like oxidoreductase codes for the protein MDRVPPGQVVTERFPILTYGEEPRVSPEEWRFSLFGLVEEAFSLTYPELLRLPQVEVTRDFHCVTRWSRLDVAWQGVRVRDLLLRAKPKPQAVAALVHSYGGYTTNLFLEDLLREDVLLAHTLFGRPLPLERGGPVRLVVPHLYAWKSAKWVRGIELLDRLELGFWEKLGYHFRGDPWREERFQEGPIPAASLRFGSRKGGGEG
- a CDS encoding DUF190 domain-containing protein, translated to MKLEGEAKLLRIFVGESDRHGGRPLYEAIVLEAKRQGLAGATVFKGFMGFGAHSRIHTAKVLQLSEDLPVMIEIVDTEERIRAFLPVLEGMVKEGLVTLEKVEVIRYRSR
- a CDS encoding YqeG family HAD IIIA-type phosphatase — translated: MLFPRAVLPSLLHLTPKWLEERGLRGVILDLDNTLLPYGEEEPLPEHRAWLEALKAEVPIYLLSNALPDRFARIQGRLGLPGHAPALKPWLGFKRALRALGLPPKEVAVVGDQIFTDVLGGNLVGAYTVLVPPLREREFFYTRFIRMLETPFRKPRGGLG